A region of the Drosophila subpulchrella strain 33 F10 #4 breed RU33 chromosome 3L, RU_Dsub_v1.1 Primary Assembly, whole genome shotgun sequence genome:
ATGAATTCTGGAACACCTCCAATATAACTTATGTGTCTTTAACTATTTCTTCCatcttttgatatatttttaaagcccttatacatttttatgaaTTCTGGAACACCTCCACAAGAACTTATGTATCTTGAACTATTTCTTTCatcttttgatatatttttaaagcgcaGATACATTACATGATTTCTGGAACACCTCCCATAGAACACATATATCTTGAACTATTTGTGCAATTGTGGGCTTCGGAAACATCCAGCTAGTTTCCATTTCAGTTGGCCATGCGCTGTTCCGGTTCGGCGGCAGAAACTTCAGCTTTCTGCTTTTTCTGGCCAGTCATGGAGCCGGCGATTTTGGTACCGTCATTGTTAACATCATCAATTTGTGTGTGCTTAATAGGGAAACTGACGCACAACAAAAGCAGGCCAAAGTGGTGGGGGCCATGATGGGGATTGCTTTTGGCCAGGATGTGGAGGAGACGAAGGAGTCCAAGGAGTCGAAGGAGCACCTCAAAGACCAGGCCATATAAATTGAGTTGCTGCAGAGCAATAAAGCATCTCGAATtgtttattacatttttgCCACACAGGCGATAAATACGAGAAGTCATAATGTACTGGAGTGTGGGGCTTGCGAAAATGGCTGTGGAAAAGCCAGGGAAAAAGCGGGAAAATGAAGGCCCTGGGCCAGAAATCAAAACAATTGCACAGCTCAATTCAATCGCTCGAGTTGAGGGACATGTGGGCTAAAAAGAAAAGGAGGCGTGGCCACTTACCGCGCTCGCAGGGGGCGCTAAAGTTCATGAGGTTATGATTTTGGCGACCCCTGACCCCCGGGTAAACAGTTACGATTGTGTTACAATTTGTTACATCTGTAAGAGTGTGTGATGAGAACAgggggggttttccttttccttAAAGCAGCCCAAACGTCGCGGAGGGGGGTAAAAAGCTCTCGAGGGACTTTTTAgccaatataaattttgatcCTTCTTGAAAAATGGAAGCAAACATAAATAGCATCAAGTGGAAAACTGAACGTTAACGAAGGAACGTGCCAGGGGCGGGGGGCGAAAGGGGGGTTGGCAAAATGGGTGGCAAGGCTGCTGTTTGATGAGCGGCGAGGGGCTGTTTTTCCAGGGGGCGACGGGTGACAGCGGCTGTGGCACATCGACGACATAAATGAGTGGCGGGCTGAGCGCACATTTAGCAGCAAACAAACAGATTCGCAAACACACTGAGAGAAAGCTATCGAAAGTCAAGGGTATGTCAGCGTGCACTCTGGAAAGGACTCAAGAAAGTTTAAGTCCCTACACCGTGGCTTTTGGTTTCcaatttactttaaaattttaattttaaattgtggtaaaaatgaaaaaaacagGTAGTAGTGGTAAAAAAAATAGCTGGCTGAAGGAATTTATAAGCAATATAACATTTGCTTACAATTTTACAGAACCCAAAAAGAACGCTTTTTAAATTaagattataaaataatttcagAAAATATCTTAAATCATTTTGTAGAGTAGTGTCCTGAATTTAATAAGGATAAGTAAAAAACATTAACATAATcataaaaaaacaataagcTAGTAAAAAATTACAAGCCATACATCTAAATGTTTTTAGAAGCGCTTAAAAAATACTAAACAGGTACAATTTaccgaaataaaataaagacaaTTCCTATTAGATGTTTTGATATTAACCAATAATTTTTCTGAATACAACCCTGAAATACATTGCTAATGAACAAGCATACGTAGATATTTCTTCAAAAACCTAAAACAACAATCTTAAGccctttttattttaaaataggtCAAGTGCATCCCTCTTTATACCACTCAAAGCTCAAATTTCCCAATGACCAACCTccttattaatttattaatccTTTATTAGCTTTGGCAAGTTTTCTCGCAGTGCACTGAGCACACAGTTAGACTGACAAACACGCACTGCGAatgtgcatgtgtgtgtgtggctgtgAATGTGCGACTGTAAATGTGCCTGCGAGTGTGACTGTGACTGTGACTGTGAAGGACACACAATGTGGGGAGCTGCTCCAcatgtgtgtctgtctgtgtgagTGAGtctgctgtgtgtgtgtgtttgtaaTAAAAGCGATGAAAATGGCagtggcaacaacaacagcaatgaCAGCAGAAAGGAAAACGAAATggcaaaataaattgaaagagaaacaaataaaaatcaacGAGAAAGGCTGCAAAAGTGGCGGAAAAAAAGGAAGCCAAAAGACtaagaagaagaagagcaagaagaagaagcagcagctAGCAAGCAAATATTGAGCGAAAAGGCACaggcaacaacaataaaatcgGGCCAGCAACAAAAATACGCACagttaaagaaaaataatcgACGATAAAAAGCTGGCGCCAAGATACCCGTAATATGAGCTAAGCCAAGCTAACCACTGCCCCCAGCTAAAGATGccgattccgattcccatTCCCTATATAACCATCCTATAAGTCACCCCAACTTGAGAAGATCTTAGCCCACCCTGTTGGAACCCCCGGAACCCCCATGAAACCTCTTGGTAAACCCACTTACCCCGAAAACCCCACACCTCTCGACACTCGGACAAGTGGCTTGGCACATCACAGCGCATTATTGGTTGACATGTGGATATATCCATGGATCCAGAGCTCTAGGCTCGCAGCTTTGGCCCACTTGAGTTCGTGTTTTACAAGATACAATTCCACTAATTCCAAACAAAAAGTTAGTCCTGCGTGGCACTCAAAGGAGCAGCTCAATGTTGTCTTTAACAAGGTCACTTTCACTTCAAGTTGTCTAATTTACAAATAAAAACAGTTTGTTTCGAGATGGCAAATTAATTTCCCAACTTGAATTCCAAAAGTGGTTTCGCCTGCATTCCAGATTCAGTCGGAAAGTATGCTATGTTTTTTTAGGATCCTTAGTTTCCGGTTTGCTGAAactatttaaatgttttacttGCGAAACCAAGTGAAGAATTCTAGTCTAGGAAGGAAATTTACAAAGTTTTCTTAGAGGAATACTTGGTAGCAGCAACTTAGAAAGTCTTTACCTTTTGGATTATAAAAGATCAATATATTGTATtcttacacagagaaaattctgatgttctcatctgagttaaaaatgttcttaaaaatagaacgacatttgtatgttgaaaatgtttttattttgctcgaatcaagttgaatttgcggtatttaagtacattgtatgtacaaataaactgttagttcagtccttagtgtatacctatcaaaaagttgttaaataaactcaaattAACATTTCTCTTCCCTACATTTCGTTCctatattgataccaaaatgtgcttacacggtttttaagaacgaatgttctcaattcaagaacaatgttcttgggTAGTTTTCCCTGTAGGTAAGAAtactatttttgattttaaaataatttaatccATTCggttcaaatttttttatttatagaaACCACATATCCACTAATAGCGCTTCCTTGCAAATAAAACCGATTTTATTCGACACGCCAAATAAagttttcatttgaattttaaataattcacatCACTTTCAATGGCTTTTCGAATTATGCGATTTTCTTCTTTTGACATTTCACTTTATCGAGGCAAACAAATTGCATAGTCAAATAGCCGCACATCATCACACGCATGTATTAAGCCATATTTTTTGCAATTGGATGAGCTGGGTGGCGGGTTTTATGTCGAATCACCTAAAATGACTTTTCTTTCTGCTTAATACGCATTTAAAATGCGAAAAATTTAAGCCCCGCATTGCGAACTATAAGCTGACGTCACGTTCCCGTTCACAGCTCCCAATGGCTTAAAATTtatgacataaataaaaatacggACTCGGGATGGCCGGGAAAACCACTCAGCCACCACCAAAAAAGAACCCCACCCATGCTCGAAATTACACGAAACGTTTTCGGTTTTTTCCTTGGCTGACTCCGATTGGATTGGATGGCCGTCCCTCATCCTCATCCGCATCCATTGGTCACCTGGCGGTTTCAGCCAGAAAtgaaaacacaaataaattaatatttggCTTAGTGAAATTGAATTTGGCTCCATGTTGGCATGTCTGACTGTTGGCTGGCGATAAAACGCTTTCGTTTTCGATTCCAGGTAATTGCTCGTAAGCGACACAGCCATAAAGGGAACGTCATCGGGCCCCagtgaaatatgcaaatttggGACgtttttaatttgcacatgttgcaattgaaaagttttccagggaaaaaataacaaaagttATAAAAAAGTTCAGGGTAATCCACTTAAAGaatatcaaatttaatatACGTCAAGGACAGGTTTAAAATTAAAGTActcttatttattatatattgaaaacGGACAACATCTGTTTAATACAGACAATTTACGTTAAGTGgattgtaaataaatatccATAGCAAACTCAAGGGAGTCCCTATATATTTATTACTTATTGTACTTTTTAAGTATGtatagaaatatatttaattccACGATTTTaaccattttattttcaagtCAAACATATAAACTAAAAAACGGCTTGTCTGAAAATTCTGCAATTCAAAAAATAACGGTCAGCAAAAGATAACGCCAAATAAATACCAAACATCGCTGGTTCTTTCTGATTTTTCAGATAAGAGCTATATGGTCACACAATCAGCTGATGGCGATTTCGTTGTTGATTTTTGTGgtagaaaaatattaaatgtaatCGATCCTTGGTTAAAAGATcctaaaaagaaatataaagtACTTAAAAATCCATACCGAGATGCCAAGATGAGCAACGCTTTGAAAGCCAAGGAACTACTCATACGCGCCGTTGAGTGCGACCAAAATGCCCGGATCTTGGAGGCCCAAACTCTCTACACGGAGGGGATCGCTCAGTTAATGCAGTTCGTGAACGGGGAACCGGATGAAACGAAGCGGAAGGGATTCCTCATTAGGATCAAGGAGTACATGGATCGGGCGGATGCCATAAAAGCGCGGGTTAATGGCAAACTCATGCTCGGCGAGGTGGTTTCCCACGTCTCCATTAACGAAAACGACACGGGTTTCGATTACGATCAGCTCTTTGGGAAATATATGGATGACAAGACCGTGGAAATAATGCTGGAGGAGCCCTACATGACCCAGAACTATCAGGCAAGCAAGAAATATCCAACAAATACCAAGTCATCAGGAGATCAGCTTATAACAATCATATTAAATCTCTTGCAGTATCAAAACCTTGTGAGATTCTTGGAGCTAGCCGCCACCAACTGCCCCAACCTGAATTATTTTCGACTGATCACTAAAGAGTACCAGGATGCGAAGAACCCCGATCAACAAAGAACAAATCTTGGACAGATCAAAGGAGATTTGGAGCGAAGAAACATAACAGTCGCCATCAAATACGAAGACTCGCTGcacgatcgcaaaatctagTAAGCTTGCAAAATGATTGCGTCACGTCAGCAAAAATATGTTTAGTAGGGTGAGTCGATTATAGTGGTGACGCAAAATAGGTATTGAAGACAGAGCCTTCTGTTTGTCACTTCAATGACAGCACAATAATAATCGATCCACCCTACTAgccaaatatatataaaatatcttATCTATATACTTTCTTTACTTGCAGCTTGAGCAATGGCTACATAATCAAGATTGGACGAGGTCTGCACTTTTACAAGGCCACCAACCCCATGTATTCCATTGGCCTGGTCAACTACAAATTCCGAAAATGCCTCCAAACGGATGTGGATATTTGGCGCAACAGCAGCGCAGCATCCTGAGGCACAGACAATGATATTTAGCTTTAAGTGATGCAACTTATACAACTTTTATACATTCTTTTcgtatttttataaagatttcTTTCAATTTCTGCGAAAACGAGAACGAACTGGGAAGGAGTCACCCACAATTGCAGATTTTGGCCTGCTATAAATCTGCAGACGCCACGAAGACACCGAAACTAATATATGGACGTGGCCAAAGGGGCGTTCTCTGCGCCGCTGTTCTCTGGATCCGACGATGCCCTGccagaaaatgtttaaaattcaTAACTTTCACGCCACTTGCGGATGCGGAGGCAGCTGCACAGCTGGCGGGCCGTCCTGGCTGCTGTTTTGAATGCCGCTTGCCACTGAGGCAGCCAGCGGGTGGCCACTGCAGTTGCATAAAAGACAGAAGCGGAAGCTCCTGCTTTAGCAGCTTCTGTCCGTGTCCTCTGGGCTCGCTTTAAGCCCGGTCTTCAGCTCAGTGGAGGTACAGTCGAACGTCCCTGGATGAAACTTTTCTTCCACATCATCAGTAACTGGACCAATTACACACTTTCCAATATTGTATAAACTTTTGAAGTATGTATATTCCGAACTTAAGGCCAAGACTTAAAAGCAACAAGGTGCGTAACGTCCATAAAACCTCTTTAAATTCGTTAAATGATTTTGTTGCCCAACACCAACTTGAGTAAAAGTTAAAGAAGTTGGCCTGTTCAACCGCTTGCCAGCAGACATGTGCGTGGATAATTAGAACTGCGACACAGTTGGCTGCACATCGGCTTCGGAATCGGAGGAGAAGTCGATGTGCCACCTTCTCGTGTGTGCGGCGGggtatattttcaatttactTGGTGCCATGCCAGGGATTTATCAACAGATGAAGGCAATTGTTACGCAAAGGCCCGAAATGCGGCGCGATGAGCCGGCCTAATAAATTGCACCAGAGCTAAAATGCTTTGCTcgcttttaaattttatggCCCGTAAGAAGGCCGGAGAAGAAGCACCCGAGCAGTTAGCCACCCAGCCACCAAACCACCCAGCAGGACCCACTGTAACCACCCCTAATTTTGGGTTTAAGCACGTCTAGAGGTCGGAGCCTGCGGGCGAGCATGGGTATGGGTATGCTGCCTAGCCTTGGAGTGGGGATTCCATTTGCCTAAGCTGGCTATTCATTCCCTGGATATTCTAAACAAGCAACAAGGAGACGCTCGGGGCCCAGGATGAACTTATTGAACAATTAGATGGTTCACTTATTTTAGATAAATCTATGAACTAGATGGATCCCGGGGCCTCACCGTAGAATGTTTGCCTACAAATAAGCCACTAACTGACTGAACAACAGACCCGGGCTAAGCAGATTCCGGACTCCCCTCGGCAAGCAACAGTTCCTTGTTGGGTGGCTCATAGTCCCCTAGTCCGAAGTCCACTGGTCCAGTGACTCTTTGGTCACAAGTGCAGAAGCCTCAAGCACTGCCTGCCAATTTGTGAGCAATGAATGCAGCGACGGCAGCGCAGGAAACTACAATACATAACCATGGAATTAGTTATGGTCCGGGTCCGGGACTCCATCTTCGTCCTGGTCGAGTGATGGGACACAAAGGGCAGAAAACCCACCACTCCATCTGAGGGGGAGGATGACGAGCAGACACTGCCTGAGGCAGACCAACAGCATAACTAATCCGAATATTTTACTCCCCTCCGCCGAAAAAGAGAAGCCACTTTTTGTACCCGTTGTTTTGGCTGTGATAAGGGTATGTCGAATTCGGGGACTTGTGGGAATAGGAACCGCTGAAGAGGGTCCAACACCCAgctttttaattgtaaattgTAGATTACaaccttttatttttactttcaaATGCCTTCGTGTACATGTTCCCCTTTTTTCCCTAATTTGAAAGTGACTTATAGTATTTGTTCTtcaaatcttttaaaaaaactgGACTTATTTAGGTGCCAGCATATTATTAAGATTTTTCTTAAGATCTGCAGAAAGGATAAGAGTTCCTTACTGCAGTCTCAATAGcccaataacattttttgcttTGAAAGCATGAACTCCATATAACACAGACTTATAGAGTTCCTGTTCAAGCAGCGTTTTTGCGActtatgttttaaaaaaaacctgTTACTGGGCATGGAAGAGTCGTAATACTGCTGCCAAGGACTCTTACTAGGCTATTACCAGGATGAGGAAAGGAAAAAGGCAATAGCTGCGAGGGGAAGGAGCTGGCGTTAAGCGGAATGTTTTAGGTTCAGAGCAGCACTTATGACATTACATTTTACGAGGCgatgtgtgtgagtgtgtgtgttgggTATATTCCTGCCTACGTGTGTGTTCTCTATTAATTTGCCATAGCATCACCCAACCTCCCAAGGAACCCCACCTCCCTAACACGATTGTCCTGGCTGGAAAGATTTGTGAAAGCGCCACGTAATTGACTTTGACTTTCACCATGGCCCTTCGCTCGTTTGCTTAAAATTATCATTGGAttttcgggattgggatataCGGAAAACTAGGATTTCCATTGTGTACACATATACTTATGCCGATTTCCTATTAGATGCGTAACTTTGGTCCACCAAACAGCAAAAAAAAGGGTGGCGTCAACATTTCTTGCTTGTTTTTATTGCTGccagcaacatcaacaacaaGGACAATAACAACGGCCAGGCAAACTGGCAAATGTCCCACTTGTTACCAGAACGCCCCCAACCCAAAAagcaaaaggcaaaaaaaaaaagaaagtggGTGGGGCCGAGCGACATAGGCGATAGGGAAAATCGGGccataacttttgttttgctaCGTAC
Encoded here:
- the LOC119553354 gene encoding MIT domain-containing protein 1: MSNALKAKELLIRAVECDQNARILEAQTLYTEGIAQLMQFVNGEPDETKRKGFLIRIKEYMDRADAIKARVNGKLMLGEVVSHVSINENDTGFDYDQLFGKYMDDKTVEIMLEEPYMTQNYQYQNLVRFLELAATNCPNLNYFRLITKEYQDAKNPDQQRTNLGQIKGDLERRNITVAIKYEDSLHDRKIYLSNGYIIKIGRGLHFYKATNPMYSIGLVNYKFRKCLQTDVDIWRNSSAAS